In Hevea brasiliensis isolate MT/VB/25A 57/8 chromosome 13, ASM3005281v1, whole genome shotgun sequence, a single genomic region encodes these proteins:
- the LOC110664535 gene encoding putative inactive cadmium/zinc-transporting ATPase HMA3 isoform X1: MAALPYTHSTSETKLQEEEKVGKLALSFVIRDSEEKKMAGQDKSEAANSSSKKKFQKSYFDVLGLCCSSEVRLIENILNSLDGVKEFSVIVPTRTVVVLHDDLLISQLQIVKALNQARLEANVRVNGDTSYQKKWPNPFAVASGVLLLVSLLKYVYYPLHWVALGAVAVGIPLILLKAIASIRNFRFDTNILVLIAVMGTIAMHDYIEAGTIVFLFTIAEWLESRASHKANAVMSSLMSIAPQKAVIAETGEEVDVHEVKLNTVLAVKAGETIPIDGIVVDGNCEVDEKSLTGESFPVPKQKDSTVWAGTINLNGYISFKTSALAEDCVVAKMAKLVEEAQSSKSKTQRFIDKISQYYTPGVIIISVSFAVVPLALRVHNRKHWFRLALVVLVSACPCALILSTPVATFCALTRAATSGVLIKGGSYLEILAKIKVMAFDKTGTITKGEFVVTDFQSLCEGVSIDTLLYWVSSIESKSSHPMAAALVDYGRSLSVEPNPENVVDFQNFPGEGIYGKIDEKEIYIGNRKMALRAGCGTAPELESGEMKRGKTIGYVYSGATPAGIFSLSDACRTGVAEAIAELKSYGIKTAMLTGDSQAAAMHAQEQLGHALEVVHAELLPEDKARILETFKKEGPTAMIGDGLNDAPALATADIGISMGISGSALATETGHVILMSNDIRKVPKAIQLARKAHRKVIENVILSISTKSAILALAFAGHPLVWAAVLTDVGTCLLVIFNSMLLLRGTHQNGGKCCKSLAVENTKKCESEHSPHHQKPCCSNQKFPKMCKPQDLQICALRCESDDPNVKLSCGNNRCTDSADRLTNEMKHCDHGSCKAVDLEENNAHKHHACSGSQNLSSSMRHNCKSSAEMQGKCIEGDGQHKGKHSRQRHYDQVTHLCTSNHSTEIKEGTNNGHCHSNHCEDYLENTIESHFNHGPHSLNRVITNCCHSHSSLPCSTIDIHSYMSLDKREIGGCCKSYMKECCGKHGQFATGFGGGLSEIITE; encoded by the exons atGGCCGCCCTTCCCTACACGCATTCTACTTCAGAAACAAAGCTTCAGGAAGAAGAAAAAGTTGGAAAATTAGCTCTTTCTTTTGTTATAAG AGATTCAGAGGAAAAGAAAATGGCTGGCCAGGACAAAAGCGAGGCGGCTAACAGCAGCAGCAAGAAAAAGTTTCAGAAAAGCTACTTCGATGTGTTAGGGCTTTGCTGCTCTTCAGAAGTTCGTTTGATTGAGAATATCCTCAATTCTCTTGATGGTGTTAAAGAGTTCTCAGTCATTGTCCCAACAAGAACAGTGGTGGTTCTCCATGATGATCTCCTCATTTCTCAGCTTCAAATTG TTAAGGCCCTGAACCAAGCAAGGCTAGAAGCAAATGTTAGAGTAAATGGAGACACAAGCTACCAGAAGAAATGGCCAAATCCATTTGCTGTGGCTAGTGGTGTATTGCTTTTGGTGTCTTTGTTGAAGTATGTGTATTATCCTCTTCATTGGGTGGCTCTGGGAGCTGTGGCCGTTGGAATCCCTCTAATCTTGTTGAAAGCCATTGCATCCATCAGGAATTTTAGGTTTGATACAAACATTCTTGTTCTCATTGCAG TGATGGGGACAATAGCTATGCATGATTATATTGAAGCAGGAACCATTGTCTTCCTGTTTACTATTGCAGAATGGCTTGAGTCAAGAGCAAGCCACAAG GCAAATGCTGTGATGTCATCATTGATGAGCATAGCTCCACAGAAAGCAGTCATTGCTGAAACTGGTGAAGAAGTGGATGTTCATGAGGTAAAATTAAACACTGTTCTAGCAGTCAAAGCTGGAGAGACTATACCCATTGATGGAATAGTTGTAGATGGCAATTGTGAAGTGGATGAGAAATCTTTAACTGGAGAATCATTCCCAGTTCCCAAACAAAAGGACTCTACTGTATGGGCTGGCACTATCAACCTTAATG GCTACATTAGTTTTAAAACTAGTGCTCTAGCTGAAGACTGTGTGGTAGCTAAAATGGCAAAGCTTGTGGAAGAAGCTCAAAGCAGCAAGTCTAAAACTCAAAGATTTATAGACAAAATTTCTCAGTATTATACTCCAG GTGTCATAATCATATCAGTTAGCTTTGCAGTTGTTCCTTTGGCATTAAGAGTTCATAACCGTAAGCATTGGTTTCGCTTAGCATTGGTGGTTTTAGTAAGTGCATGCCCATGTGCTCTTATCCTCTCCACACCTGTTGCAACTTTCTGCGCACTTACAAGGGCTGCAACATCTGGTGTTTTGATCAAAGGCGGATCCTATCTCGAAATACTTGCTAAGATCAAGGTAATGGCTTTCGATAAGACTGGAACTATCACAAAAGGTGAATTTGTCGTCACAGATTTCCAATCTCTTTGTGAAGGTGTGAGCATTGATACATTGCTTTATTG GGTATCAAGCATTGAGAGCAAGTCAAGTCATCCAATGGCCGCTGCTCTTGTCGACTATGGAAGGAGTCTTTCAGTAGAGCCAAACCCTGAGAATGTGGTGGATTTTCAGAATTTTCCTGGAGAAGGCATCTATGGAAAGATTGATGAGAAAGAAATTTACATTGGAAATCGAAAGATGGCTCTCAGAGCTGGATGTGGAACAG ctccagagctagaaagtgGGGAAATGAAGAGAGGAAAGACCATTGGATATGTGTACTCTGGAGCAACCCCTGCTGGAATTTTCAGCCTCTCTGATGCCTGTAGGACTGGTGTTGCAGAGGCGATCGCAGAGCTAAAGTCATATGGCATTAAAACTGCTATGCTAACAGGAGATAGTCAAGCAGCAGCAATGCACGCTCAAGAACAG CTAGGACATGCTCTTGAAGTAGTCCATGCAGAACTCCTGCCTGAAGACAAGGCAAGGATTTTGGAAACATTTAAGAAGGAAGGACCAACAGCAATGATTGGAGATGGATTAAATGATGCCCCTGCATTGGCTACAGCTGATATTGGTATCTCAATGGGAATTTCAGGTTCAGCACTTGCAACTGAGACAGGACATGTCATTCTTATGTCTAATGACATTAGAAAAGTACCTAAAGCAATCCAGCTTGCAAGAAAAGCTCATAGGAAAGTAATCGAGAATGTCATTCTCTCAATATCTACCAAGTCTGCTATCCTTGCCTTGGCATTTGCTGGTCACCCTCTTGTTTGGGCTGCTGTCCTTACTGATGTCGGCACTTGTCTGCTAGTGATCTTTAACAGCATGCTGCTTTTACGGGGAACCCACCAAAATGGAGGAAAATGCTGCAAATCATTAGCTGTGGAAAATACTAAGAAATGTGAAAGTGAGCATTCACCTCATCATCAAAAGCCTTGCTGTTCTAACCAAAAGTTTCCAAAAATGTGTAAACCTCAAGACTTGCAAATCTGTGCTTTAAGATGCGAGTCAGATGACCCAAATGTGAAATTATCATGTGGGAATAATAGGTGCACAGACTCAGCTGACAGGCTGACGAATGAAATGAAGCATTGTGATCATGGAAGCTGCAAAGCAGTCGACTTAGAGGAGAACAATGCACACAAACATCATGCTTGTTCAGGCTCTCAAAATTTGAGCTCGAGTATGAGACACAACTGTAAAAGTTCAGCAGAAATGCAAGGCAAATGTATAGAAGGAGATGGACAGCACAAGGGAAAGCATTCTCGCCAAAGGCATTACGATCAAGTAACTCACCTTTGTACCTCTAACCATTCTACTGAGATAAAAGAAGGAACCAACAATGGTCATTGCCATTCCAACCACTGTGAAGATTATTTAGAAAACACTATTGAATCACACTTCAATCATGGGCCTCACAGTCTCAATCGTGTTATTACGAATTGTTGCCACAGCCACAGCAGTCTTCCTTGCTCTACCATTGATATTCATTCTTATATGAGCTTGGATAAGAGAGAAATTGGGGGTTGTTGCAAGAGCTATATGAAGGAATGTTGTGGTAAGCATGGACAATTTGCAACTGGCTTTGGTGGAGGCTTGTCTGAAATCATCACTgaatag
- the LOC110664535 gene encoding putative inactive cadmium/zinc-transporting ATPase HMA3 isoform X3: MFSLDSEEKKMAGQDKSEAANSSSKKKFQKSYFDVLGLCCSSEVRLIENILNSLDGVKEFSVIVPTRTVVVLHDDLLISQLQIVKALNQARLEANVRVNGDTSYQKKWPNPFAVASGVLLLVSLLKYVYYPLHWVALGAVAVGIPLILLKAIASIRNFRFDTNILVLIAVMGTIAMHDYIEAGTIVFLFTIAEWLESRASHKANAVMSSLMSIAPQKAVIAETGEEVDVHEVKLNTVLAVKAGETIPIDGIVVDGNCEVDEKSLTGESFPVPKQKDSTVWAGTINLNGYISFKTSALAEDCVVAKMAKLVEEAQSSKSKTQRFIDKISQYYTPGVIIISVSFAVVPLALRVHNRKHWFRLALVVLVSACPCALILSTPVATFCALTRAATSGVLIKGGSYLEILAKIKVMAFDKTGTITKGEFVVTDFQSLCEGVSIDTLLYWVSSIESKSSHPMAAALVDYGRSLSVEPNPENVVDFQNFPGEGIYGKIDEKEIYIGNRKMALRAGCGTAPELESGEMKRGKTIGYVYSGATPAGIFSLSDACRTGVAEAIAELKSYGIKTAMLTGDSQAAAMHAQEQLGHALEVVHAELLPEDKARILETFKKEGPTAMIGDGLNDAPALATADIGISMGISGSALATETGHVILMSNDIRKVPKAIQLARKAHRKVIENVILSISTKSAILALAFAGHPLVWAAVLTDVGTCLLVIFNSMLLLRGTHQNGGKCCKSLAVENTKKCESEHSPHHQKPCCSNQKFPKMCKPQDLQICALRCESDDPNVKLSCGNNRCTDSADRLTNEMKHCDHGSCKAVDLEENNAHKHHACSGSQNLSSSMRHNCKSSAEMQGKCIEGDGQHKGKHSRQRHYDQVTHLCTSNHSTEIKEGTNNGHCHSNHCEDYLENTIESHFNHGPHSLNRVITNCCHSHSSLPCSTIDIHSYMSLDKREIGGCCKSYMKECCGKHGQFATGFGGGLSEIITE, encoded by the exons ATGTTTTCCTt AGATTCAGAGGAAAAGAAAATGGCTGGCCAGGACAAAAGCGAGGCGGCTAACAGCAGCAGCAAGAAAAAGTTTCAGAAAAGCTACTTCGATGTGTTAGGGCTTTGCTGCTCTTCAGAAGTTCGTTTGATTGAGAATATCCTCAATTCTCTTGATGGTGTTAAAGAGTTCTCAGTCATTGTCCCAACAAGAACAGTGGTGGTTCTCCATGATGATCTCCTCATTTCTCAGCTTCAAATTG TTAAGGCCCTGAACCAAGCAAGGCTAGAAGCAAATGTTAGAGTAAATGGAGACACAAGCTACCAGAAGAAATGGCCAAATCCATTTGCTGTGGCTAGTGGTGTATTGCTTTTGGTGTCTTTGTTGAAGTATGTGTATTATCCTCTTCATTGGGTGGCTCTGGGAGCTGTGGCCGTTGGAATCCCTCTAATCTTGTTGAAAGCCATTGCATCCATCAGGAATTTTAGGTTTGATACAAACATTCTTGTTCTCATTGCAG TGATGGGGACAATAGCTATGCATGATTATATTGAAGCAGGAACCATTGTCTTCCTGTTTACTATTGCAGAATGGCTTGAGTCAAGAGCAAGCCACAAG GCAAATGCTGTGATGTCATCATTGATGAGCATAGCTCCACAGAAAGCAGTCATTGCTGAAACTGGTGAAGAAGTGGATGTTCATGAGGTAAAATTAAACACTGTTCTAGCAGTCAAAGCTGGAGAGACTATACCCATTGATGGAATAGTTGTAGATGGCAATTGTGAAGTGGATGAGAAATCTTTAACTGGAGAATCATTCCCAGTTCCCAAACAAAAGGACTCTACTGTATGGGCTGGCACTATCAACCTTAATG GCTACATTAGTTTTAAAACTAGTGCTCTAGCTGAAGACTGTGTGGTAGCTAAAATGGCAAAGCTTGTGGAAGAAGCTCAAAGCAGCAAGTCTAAAACTCAAAGATTTATAGACAAAATTTCTCAGTATTATACTCCAG GTGTCATAATCATATCAGTTAGCTTTGCAGTTGTTCCTTTGGCATTAAGAGTTCATAACCGTAAGCATTGGTTTCGCTTAGCATTGGTGGTTTTAGTAAGTGCATGCCCATGTGCTCTTATCCTCTCCACACCTGTTGCAACTTTCTGCGCACTTACAAGGGCTGCAACATCTGGTGTTTTGATCAAAGGCGGATCCTATCTCGAAATACTTGCTAAGATCAAGGTAATGGCTTTCGATAAGACTGGAACTATCACAAAAGGTGAATTTGTCGTCACAGATTTCCAATCTCTTTGTGAAGGTGTGAGCATTGATACATTGCTTTATTG GGTATCAAGCATTGAGAGCAAGTCAAGTCATCCAATGGCCGCTGCTCTTGTCGACTATGGAAGGAGTCTTTCAGTAGAGCCAAACCCTGAGAATGTGGTGGATTTTCAGAATTTTCCTGGAGAAGGCATCTATGGAAAGATTGATGAGAAAGAAATTTACATTGGAAATCGAAAGATGGCTCTCAGAGCTGGATGTGGAACAG ctccagagctagaaagtgGGGAAATGAAGAGAGGAAAGACCATTGGATATGTGTACTCTGGAGCAACCCCTGCTGGAATTTTCAGCCTCTCTGATGCCTGTAGGACTGGTGTTGCAGAGGCGATCGCAGAGCTAAAGTCATATGGCATTAAAACTGCTATGCTAACAGGAGATAGTCAAGCAGCAGCAATGCACGCTCAAGAACAG CTAGGACATGCTCTTGAAGTAGTCCATGCAGAACTCCTGCCTGAAGACAAGGCAAGGATTTTGGAAACATTTAAGAAGGAAGGACCAACAGCAATGATTGGAGATGGATTAAATGATGCCCCTGCATTGGCTACAGCTGATATTGGTATCTCAATGGGAATTTCAGGTTCAGCACTTGCAACTGAGACAGGACATGTCATTCTTATGTCTAATGACATTAGAAAAGTACCTAAAGCAATCCAGCTTGCAAGAAAAGCTCATAGGAAAGTAATCGAGAATGTCATTCTCTCAATATCTACCAAGTCTGCTATCCTTGCCTTGGCATTTGCTGGTCACCCTCTTGTTTGGGCTGCTGTCCTTACTGATGTCGGCACTTGTCTGCTAGTGATCTTTAACAGCATGCTGCTTTTACGGGGAACCCACCAAAATGGAGGAAAATGCTGCAAATCATTAGCTGTGGAAAATACTAAGAAATGTGAAAGTGAGCATTCACCTCATCATCAAAAGCCTTGCTGTTCTAACCAAAAGTTTCCAAAAATGTGTAAACCTCAAGACTTGCAAATCTGTGCTTTAAGATGCGAGTCAGATGACCCAAATGTGAAATTATCATGTGGGAATAATAGGTGCACAGACTCAGCTGACAGGCTGACGAATGAAATGAAGCATTGTGATCATGGAAGCTGCAAAGCAGTCGACTTAGAGGAGAACAATGCACACAAACATCATGCTTGTTCAGGCTCTCAAAATTTGAGCTCGAGTATGAGACACAACTGTAAAAGTTCAGCAGAAATGCAAGGCAAATGTATAGAAGGAGATGGACAGCACAAGGGAAAGCATTCTCGCCAAAGGCATTACGATCAAGTAACTCACCTTTGTACCTCTAACCATTCTACTGAGATAAAAGAAGGAACCAACAATGGTCATTGCCATTCCAACCACTGTGAAGATTATTTAGAAAACACTATTGAATCACACTTCAATCATGGGCCTCACAGTCTCAATCGTGTTATTACGAATTGTTGCCACAGCCACAGCAGTCTTCCTTGCTCTACCATTGATATTCATTCTTATATGAGCTTGGATAAGAGAGAAATTGGGGGTTGTTGCAAGAGCTATATGAAGGAATGTTGTGGTAAGCATGGACAATTTGCAACTGGCTTTGGTGGAGGCTTGTCTGAAATCATCACTgaatag
- the LOC110664535 gene encoding putative inactive cadmium/zinc-transporting ATPase HMA3 isoform X2 — protein MYAHVLGSFSLGLYFYVFIIDSEEKKMAGQDKSEAANSSSKKKFQKSYFDVLGLCCSSEVRLIENILNSLDGVKEFSVIVPTRTVVVLHDDLLISQLQIVKALNQARLEANVRVNGDTSYQKKWPNPFAVASGVLLLVSLLKYVYYPLHWVALGAVAVGIPLILLKAIASIRNFRFDTNILVLIAVMGTIAMHDYIEAGTIVFLFTIAEWLESRASHKANAVMSSLMSIAPQKAVIAETGEEVDVHEVKLNTVLAVKAGETIPIDGIVVDGNCEVDEKSLTGESFPVPKQKDSTVWAGTINLNGYISFKTSALAEDCVVAKMAKLVEEAQSSKSKTQRFIDKISQYYTPGVIIISVSFAVVPLALRVHNRKHWFRLALVVLVSACPCALILSTPVATFCALTRAATSGVLIKGGSYLEILAKIKVMAFDKTGTITKGEFVVTDFQSLCEGVSIDTLLYWVSSIESKSSHPMAAALVDYGRSLSVEPNPENVVDFQNFPGEGIYGKIDEKEIYIGNRKMALRAGCGTAPELESGEMKRGKTIGYVYSGATPAGIFSLSDACRTGVAEAIAELKSYGIKTAMLTGDSQAAAMHAQEQLGHALEVVHAELLPEDKARILETFKKEGPTAMIGDGLNDAPALATADIGISMGISGSALATETGHVILMSNDIRKVPKAIQLARKAHRKVIENVILSISTKSAILALAFAGHPLVWAAVLTDVGTCLLVIFNSMLLLRGTHQNGGKCCKSLAVENTKKCESEHSPHHQKPCCSNQKFPKMCKPQDLQICALRCESDDPNVKLSCGNNRCTDSADRLTNEMKHCDHGSCKAVDLEENNAHKHHACSGSQNLSSSMRHNCKSSAEMQGKCIEGDGQHKGKHSRQRHYDQVTHLCTSNHSTEIKEGTNNGHCHSNHCEDYLENTIESHFNHGPHSLNRVITNCCHSHSSLPCSTIDIHSYMSLDKREIGGCCKSYMKECCGKHGQFATGFGGGLSEIITE, from the exons ATGTACGCACATGTTCTTGGTAGCTTTTCCTTGGGTTTATATTTCTATGTATTCATAAT AGATTCAGAGGAAAAGAAAATGGCTGGCCAGGACAAAAGCGAGGCGGCTAACAGCAGCAGCAAGAAAAAGTTTCAGAAAAGCTACTTCGATGTGTTAGGGCTTTGCTGCTCTTCAGAAGTTCGTTTGATTGAGAATATCCTCAATTCTCTTGATGGTGTTAAAGAGTTCTCAGTCATTGTCCCAACAAGAACAGTGGTGGTTCTCCATGATGATCTCCTCATTTCTCAGCTTCAAATTG TTAAGGCCCTGAACCAAGCAAGGCTAGAAGCAAATGTTAGAGTAAATGGAGACACAAGCTACCAGAAGAAATGGCCAAATCCATTTGCTGTGGCTAGTGGTGTATTGCTTTTGGTGTCTTTGTTGAAGTATGTGTATTATCCTCTTCATTGGGTGGCTCTGGGAGCTGTGGCCGTTGGAATCCCTCTAATCTTGTTGAAAGCCATTGCATCCATCAGGAATTTTAGGTTTGATACAAACATTCTTGTTCTCATTGCAG TGATGGGGACAATAGCTATGCATGATTATATTGAAGCAGGAACCATTGTCTTCCTGTTTACTATTGCAGAATGGCTTGAGTCAAGAGCAAGCCACAAG GCAAATGCTGTGATGTCATCATTGATGAGCATAGCTCCACAGAAAGCAGTCATTGCTGAAACTGGTGAAGAAGTGGATGTTCATGAGGTAAAATTAAACACTGTTCTAGCAGTCAAAGCTGGAGAGACTATACCCATTGATGGAATAGTTGTAGATGGCAATTGTGAAGTGGATGAGAAATCTTTAACTGGAGAATCATTCCCAGTTCCCAAACAAAAGGACTCTACTGTATGGGCTGGCACTATCAACCTTAATG GCTACATTAGTTTTAAAACTAGTGCTCTAGCTGAAGACTGTGTGGTAGCTAAAATGGCAAAGCTTGTGGAAGAAGCTCAAAGCAGCAAGTCTAAAACTCAAAGATTTATAGACAAAATTTCTCAGTATTATACTCCAG GTGTCATAATCATATCAGTTAGCTTTGCAGTTGTTCCTTTGGCATTAAGAGTTCATAACCGTAAGCATTGGTTTCGCTTAGCATTGGTGGTTTTAGTAAGTGCATGCCCATGTGCTCTTATCCTCTCCACACCTGTTGCAACTTTCTGCGCACTTACAAGGGCTGCAACATCTGGTGTTTTGATCAAAGGCGGATCCTATCTCGAAATACTTGCTAAGATCAAGGTAATGGCTTTCGATAAGACTGGAACTATCACAAAAGGTGAATTTGTCGTCACAGATTTCCAATCTCTTTGTGAAGGTGTGAGCATTGATACATTGCTTTATTG GGTATCAAGCATTGAGAGCAAGTCAAGTCATCCAATGGCCGCTGCTCTTGTCGACTATGGAAGGAGTCTTTCAGTAGAGCCAAACCCTGAGAATGTGGTGGATTTTCAGAATTTTCCTGGAGAAGGCATCTATGGAAAGATTGATGAGAAAGAAATTTACATTGGAAATCGAAAGATGGCTCTCAGAGCTGGATGTGGAACAG ctccagagctagaaagtgGGGAAATGAAGAGAGGAAAGACCATTGGATATGTGTACTCTGGAGCAACCCCTGCTGGAATTTTCAGCCTCTCTGATGCCTGTAGGACTGGTGTTGCAGAGGCGATCGCAGAGCTAAAGTCATATGGCATTAAAACTGCTATGCTAACAGGAGATAGTCAAGCAGCAGCAATGCACGCTCAAGAACAG CTAGGACATGCTCTTGAAGTAGTCCATGCAGAACTCCTGCCTGAAGACAAGGCAAGGATTTTGGAAACATTTAAGAAGGAAGGACCAACAGCAATGATTGGAGATGGATTAAATGATGCCCCTGCATTGGCTACAGCTGATATTGGTATCTCAATGGGAATTTCAGGTTCAGCACTTGCAACTGAGACAGGACATGTCATTCTTATGTCTAATGACATTAGAAAAGTACCTAAAGCAATCCAGCTTGCAAGAAAAGCTCATAGGAAAGTAATCGAGAATGTCATTCTCTCAATATCTACCAAGTCTGCTATCCTTGCCTTGGCATTTGCTGGTCACCCTCTTGTTTGGGCTGCTGTCCTTACTGATGTCGGCACTTGTCTGCTAGTGATCTTTAACAGCATGCTGCTTTTACGGGGAACCCACCAAAATGGAGGAAAATGCTGCAAATCATTAGCTGTGGAAAATACTAAGAAATGTGAAAGTGAGCATTCACCTCATCATCAAAAGCCTTGCTGTTCTAACCAAAAGTTTCCAAAAATGTGTAAACCTCAAGACTTGCAAATCTGTGCTTTAAGATGCGAGTCAGATGACCCAAATGTGAAATTATCATGTGGGAATAATAGGTGCACAGACTCAGCTGACAGGCTGACGAATGAAATGAAGCATTGTGATCATGGAAGCTGCAAAGCAGTCGACTTAGAGGAGAACAATGCACACAAACATCATGCTTGTTCAGGCTCTCAAAATTTGAGCTCGAGTATGAGACACAACTGTAAAAGTTCAGCAGAAATGCAAGGCAAATGTATAGAAGGAGATGGACAGCACAAGGGAAAGCATTCTCGCCAAAGGCATTACGATCAAGTAACTCACCTTTGTACCTCTAACCATTCTACTGAGATAAAAGAAGGAACCAACAATGGTCATTGCCATTCCAACCACTGTGAAGATTATTTAGAAAACACTATTGAATCACACTTCAATCATGGGCCTCACAGTCTCAATCGTGTTATTACGAATTGTTGCCACAGCCACAGCAGTCTTCCTTGCTCTACCATTGATATTCATTCTTATATGAGCTTGGATAAGAGAGAAATTGGGGGTTGTTGCAAGAGCTATATGAAGGAATGTTGTGGTAAGCATGGACAATTTGCAACTGGCTTTGGTGGAGGCTTGTCTGAAATCATCACTgaatag